Proteins encoded within one genomic window of Tabrizicola piscis:
- a CDS encoding outer membrane beta-barrel protein — translation MKKIAAALATLAFVTPAFAGGPVELAPEPTVEPVYAPVAPASLDWSGFYAGAQFGYADIDSNGSGLDGNGFLGGVHAGYRWDFGSYVAGAELDYDSADIDLGGTTGTLDDVARLKLIGGAEFGNSLIYATAGVARASASVPGAELSDNGYFLGAGIDYAVSDRWTVGGELLQHKFDDFDDTGVDLDATTLKAKVAMRF, via the coding sequence ATGAAAAAAATCGCAGCAGCCTTGGCTACCCTTGCCTTCGTTACCCCGGCCTTCGCCGGCGGTCCGGTCGAACTTGCCCCGGAGCCGACCGTCGAACCGGTTTACGCCCCCGTAGCACCTGCTTCGCTGGATTGGTCCGGCTTCTACGCCGGTGCGCAGTTCGGCTATGCCGACATCGATTCCAATGGCAGCGGCCTTGACGGCAATGGCTTCCTTGGCGGTGTGCACGCCGGTTACCGTTGGGACTTCGGCAGCTATGTTGCCGGTGCCGAACTGGACTATGACTCGGCCGACATCGATCTTGGCGGCACCACCGGTACGCTGGACGACGTTGCACGTCTGAAGCTGATCGGCGGCGCTGAATTCGGCAACAGCCTGATCTACGCGACCGCAGGCGTTGCCCGCGCCAGCGCGTCTGTCCCGGGTGCCGAACTCAGCGACAATGGCTACTTCCTTGGCGCCGGGATCGACTATGCCGTTTCGGATCGCTGGACTGTGGGTGGCGAATTGCTGCAGCACAAGTTCGACGACTTCGACGACACCGGCGTCGATCTGGACGCAACCACGCTGAAGGCCAAGGTCGCCATGCGCTTCTGA